The stretch of DNA TAGTGAATTTTATTTGTGTAATTTTGACTGTGACAAGCATATTGTTTGCTAAAACAGGCAATCGACAATACCATATAAAGGTCGGAAATAATTACAGTTGGAACTTAACATGGCAGATGAAAACGAAGAGTTAACGCTAGAAGAGGAAGGTGGTAAAGGCGGCAAAATGAAATTAATCATTATTGCTGTTGTTGTGATAGTTGTTGGCGCTGTAGCTGCTTTTTTTCTGTTAGGTGGGGATGATGCTCCTGTTGATGAAGCTGCAACAGAACAAACTGAAGGCGCGCCGAAAGAAGAGAAGCCTGTTGAAGTTGGAACGGCAAAATATGTCACTATGCCTCGCCCATTTACGTTTAACGTGCCGGGCACGTCGCGAGATCGACTCGTTCAAATAAAAGTTCAGTTAATGGTACGCGGCGACAATAATGAAGAGCTTGCCCAAAAGCATATTCCATTAATTGAAGGTGCGTTACTAAAAGCGTTTAGTACAGGCAATGCTGATGCACTAGCTACGGCAGCCGGAAAAGATGCATTAAAGTTAAAAGCGGCACAAGAAGTGCAGAAGTCTGTTATTGATGTTGCTGGTTCAAAAATTGTTGAAGAAGTATTATTTACCGGTTTTGTTATGCAATAGGCAAACAAAGCTAATTTAATTAAGAGAAAACTATGACTGATTTACTGTCACAAGACGAAATTGACGCGCTACTCCACGGTGTCGATGACGTTGAAGAAGAAGAGATAGATGAGGATAGCGGCGGTGGCCGTGGTATGTCCGACTATGACTTTTCTTCGCAAGATAGAATTGTCCGAGGTCGTATGCCAACACTTGAGTTGGTTAACGAACGATTTGCTCGACATATGCGAATCAGTCTGTTCAACATGATGCGCCGCACTGCAGAAGTGTCAATAAACGGTGTACAAATGATCAAGTTTGGTGAGTACATACATACGCTATTTGTACCAACAAGCTTAAATATGGTTCGTTTTCGTCCTTTAAAGGGAACTGGGTTAATTACAATGGAGGCGCGACTTGTCTTCATTCTAGTGGACAACTTCTTTGGTGGTGATGGTCGTTACCATGCAAAAATTGAAGGACGCGAATTTACGCCAACCGAGCGTCGTATTATACAAATGCTCCTCAAGTTGATTTTTGAAGATTATAAAGAAGCCTGGTCCCCAGTAATGGATGTATCTTTTGAATATTTGGATTCAGAAGTAAACCCGGCAATGGCAAACATAGTGTCGCCAACAGAAGTGATTGTCATTAGCTCGTTTCATATTGAGCTAGATGGCGGCGGCGGTGACTTCCATGTTGCTTTACCATATTCAATGTTGGAGCCAATTAGAGAATTACTAGATGCGGGTGTTCAAAGTGACCGTGAAGATACGGATTATCGTTGGAGCAAAGCGCTACGCGATGAAATAATGGATGTTCATGTTGACTTACATACGCAATTACTCGAAATGCAACTGCCTCTTCATCAAGTAATGGAACTTAAAGATGGCGATATTATTCCTATCGAAATGCCAGAGTTCATTACCGTATTTATTGAAGAGTTACCAACCTATCGCGCCAAGTTAGGTCGCTGTAGAGATAATGTAGCATTGCAAATTGCAGAAAAAATAAAACGACCAGAATCGGCTAAGTCAGAAATGAACGTACTGACTAAAGGTGGCCGTCGCTTAGATGACGACTCAGAATTATTAGCACTTGAAGACGATTTAGAACTTTAAGTGGTAGCAGAAAAACACAAGGGCATAAGTTATGAGTGAAGACCAAGATACTATGGACGAATGGGCAGCAGCGTTAGCTGAAGCTGAAGGTGATGATGTTCAGCCTGCCGAACTCGATGAGCTTACCGATACAAGTGGTAAATTAAATGAAGAAGAGTCGGGTAAGTTAGAAACGATACTTGATATTCCTGTAAACATTTCGATGGAAGTGGGTCGCAGTAAAATCAGCATTCGTAATTTATTACAGCTAAACCAAGGCTCTGTTGTAGAGCTTGATCGCGTTGCCGGTGAGCCGCTAGATGTATTAGTAAATGGTACGCTAATCGCACATGGTGAAGTGGTTGTGGTCAATGATAAATTTGGTATTCGTTTAACAGATGTGATTAGCCAAATTGAAAGAATTAAAAAGCTTCGCTAATAAAGTCCTAACGGGACTGCTTGCTAGTAGTTGTTGGTCCGCCGCCGCAGCTACCACAGGTAAGTCCTCTGTGGCATCTAACCCAAACTTAAGCTCGCCAACCGATGGCGCTTTGCTTCCTATGTTAATGGCATTAATAGCCATTGTTGTTGTTATCTATCTAACAGCTTGGGTTGCTAAAAAGTTTAATCTCACGCCTCATCAAAGTAATCACATGAAAACGATTACCAGCCTGTCACTAGGTGGAAGAGAGCGTATTGTCATTATTGAAATTCAAAATCAACAGTATGCTATTGGGGTTACACCTAATAGTGTGAACACTTTATTTAAGCTCGATGAAAATATAACGCCAACAAGCTTTTCGGTTCCCGATAATAAATTACTTAACAAATTAACCGAATTGCTGAACAATGGACTTCCAAAAGCTAAAAAAAACTAATTATTTAAAGGACCTGCAAAGTCTATGAAAGTATTTGCCTCAATCTTTGTTATCTTTTTATTGGCGTTTGTACCAGATGTAATGGCTGATAATGGGGCAATTTCTGCTGTGACCGTGACGGACAATCCTGACGGTAGTAAAGAATACAGCATAACCTTGCAAGTCTTAGCTATGATGACGGCGCTGAGTTTTATTCCCGCCATCGTCATGTTAATGACCTCGTTTACTCGGATTATCGTTGTATTAGCTATTCTTCGCCAAGCGTTAGGCTTACAGCAAACACCAAACAGTCAGTTGCTTGTAGGGATGTCTTTATTTCTCAGTTTCTTTATTATGGCGCCCGTATTTGATGAGATTCATCAAAATGCAGTCGAGCCCTACCTAAATGAAGAAATTACCTCATTACAGGCCTATGACATTGCTAAAGTGCCAATGAGAGAGTTTATGTTGGCACAAACGCGAATATCTGACCTTGAGACCTTTGCTGAAATTGCTGGTTACACTGAAGTCGATAGCCCAGATGATCTGCCTTTAACGGTAATTATTCCTTCTTTTGTTACCTCTGAATTAAAAACCGCCTTTCAAATTGGTTTCATGTTTTTTATACCATTCTTGATAATAGATTTAGTTGTCGCATCGGTACTGATGGCGATGGGTATGATGATGCTGTCGCCAATGATAGTGTCATTGCCATTTAAACTCATGATGTTTGTTTTAGTTGATGGCTGGACCTTGGTTATGGGGACCTTGGCAAAAAGCTTTGGTCTTGGAACTTAGGGGGAAATACAGATGACACCTGAAGTATTTGTAGACATTCTTAGAGAAGCGCTTTGGTTAATTATTATTTTGGTCGCCATAATGGTAGTGCCGGGTTTAATTGTAGGCTTGATCGTGGCGGTATTTCAGGCTGCTACATCAATTAATGAACAAACGCTTAGTTTTTTGCCACGACTTATTGTTACTTTACTTGCCTTGATGATGGCTGGACATTGGATAACCGCGATGATTATGGACTTTACTTGGCAACTTGTTGAACGAATACCGTCGATTATAGGCTAACCAACATCATGGATGCCTTGCTGCAACAAATCATGCAATACCAGGCAGACTTACTGCTCCCATTTGCTCGTATCTCAGCCATGATGATGATAATGATAGCCATTGGTGGTAAGACAATACCGGGACCAATAAAAACGGCTTATGCGGTGGCATTTACGATTATGGTAATGCCGGTGCTACCTCCATCCACGTTTACTAATTTATTTTCATTTGAAATGGGCATTAGAGTTTTTCAACAAATCATGATTGGCAGTGCAATAGGGTTTGTTTCGGTTGTTTTTCTCCAGGTTTTTGTTGTTGCAGGTCAAGCAATCGCGATGCAGTCAGGTTTAGGTTTTGCATCTATGGTTGACCCTACAAACGGTTTGAGTGTTCCCGCCGTTGGTCAATTTTACTTGATACTCTCAACTTTAATGTTTTGGTCTATTGATGGGCACTTAGCCATGATGCAAATGGTTGTAAAGAGTTTCTATGTGTTACCCATTTCTGATGTTTGGTTTGCAACAGGCAAATTCTATGATTTAGTCTTATTTGGCGGTTGGATGTTTGCAGCTGCATTAATACTGGCATTAGCGCCTTTAATCGCTATGCTGGTGATCAATTTAAGTTTTGGCATCATGACTCGTGCCGCACCGCAACTTAATATCTTTTCTATTGGTTTTCCATTTACCATGATGTCTGGTTTGATAGTCATGTGGTTAACCTTAGAAAATTTTGTTTTTCATTTTGATAAAAACTGGCAACGGTCTATTGAAATGATGTGCACCTTGATTGGCTGTTAAAGTAGAGCAATATGGCTGAAGAATCAGATCAAGAAAAAACGGAAGAACCCACGGCCAAGCGTCTCGAAGACGCTCGAAAAAAAGGTCAAATTGCGCGTTCTAAAGAGCTAGGTACAACCGGTGTGCTGGTGGCAAGTGCTGCGGCGATGTTGATGTTTGGTGACACGCTGGGGAAAAAGCTACTTGAAGTTATGTCTAGCCAATTTTCGTTAGACAGAGATGATGCTTTTGACCCAACTAAGATGTTTACCGTATTTGGCGATATGATCATGCATATTGCTGCGCCATTAGTTGGTATATTTGCGCTTATTTTAGTTGCGGCATTTGTTTCAAATAGTCTGTTGGGGGGCATTAATTTTAGTTGGGAAGCTATGGCTCCCAAGCTCTCTAAGATGTCGCCATTAAAAGGCTTTAAGCGCATGTTTGGTCCGCAAGCAGCTGTTGAGTTAATAAAGTCGATATTAAAAGTTGCTGTTGTAGCATCTGTGGCAATTTTGCTCATTAATGCTTTTTTGCTCGATATATTGTATTTGAGTTTAGAAGACTTGCCAGGAAACACGTACGATGCCAGTGAACTGTTAGCATGGATATTCTTAGGCTTGTGTTGTTCTACAATTGTTATTTCTATTGTTGATGTACCGTTTCAAAAGTGGAATCACAACAAGCAATTAAAAATGACCAAACAAGAGATCAAAGACGAATACAAAAGTACTGAGGGTAACCCTGAAATAAAAGGTCGAATCCGTCAAACTCAACGGGAAATATCGCAACGCCGCATGATGGCTGAAGTACCTACTGCTGATGTAGTAGTAACAAACCCAACGCATTATTCTGTTGCCATTAAGTACGATACAGAAAAATCAAATGCACCGTTTGTTGTTGCAAAAGGCGCAGACTTAATAGCTATGCATATCAGAAAAATAGCAAAAGAGCGTGAAGTGCCAATGATTGAAACACCAATGCTAACGCGTTCTATTTATTACACCACTGATATTAACCAAGAAATACCAGAACAACTGTTTGTAGCTGTTGCGCAAGTCCTTGCCTACGTTTATCAATTAGACATGTATGAACAGGGCAAAGGCAGCAAACCGCAACCAATTGATCAAAATCCAGATATCCCACCTGAATTGCGTTATTAACACTCAGTCATTTTGTTGACATACAATTTGGCCTAAACATTGCTGAAAGCACTATAACTTAGGTGTTTTTTGGTTGTTGTGATGGAATTAACTGCAAAATTTAATCAGCTTTTTAATAAAGAAAATACTAAATATATTAATGGTTTAGGTGCGCCGATTTTC from Psychrosphaera aestuarii encodes:
- the fliP gene encoding flagellar type III secretion system pore protein FliP (The bacterial flagellar biogenesis protein FliP forms a type III secretion system (T3SS)-type pore required for flagellar assembly.) — protein: MKVFASIFVIFLLAFVPDVMADNGAISAVTVTDNPDGSKEYSITLQVLAMMTALSFIPAIVMLMTSFTRIIVVLAILRQALGLQQTPNSQLLVGMSLFLSFFIMAPVFDEIHQNAVEPYLNEEITSLQAYDIAKVPMREFMLAQTRISDLETFAEIAGYTEVDSPDDLPLTVIIPSFVTSELKTAFQIGFMFFIPFLIIDLVVASVLMAMGMMMLSPMIVSLPFKLMMFVLVDGWTLVMGTLAKSFGLGT
- the fliM gene encoding flagellar motor switch protein FliM, which produces MTDLLSQDEIDALLHGVDDVEEEEIDEDSGGGRGMSDYDFSSQDRIVRGRMPTLELVNERFARHMRISLFNMMRRTAEVSINGVQMIKFGEYIHTLFVPTSLNMVRFRPLKGTGLITMEARLVFILVDNFFGGDGRYHAKIEGREFTPTERRIIQMLLKLIFEDYKEAWSPVMDVSFEYLDSEVNPAMANIVSPTEVIVISSFHIELDGGGGDFHVALPYSMLEPIRELLDAGVQSDREDTDYRWSKALRDEIMDVHVDLHTQLLEMQLPLHQVMELKDGDIIPIEMPEFITVFIEELPTYRAKLGRCRDNVALQIAEKIKRPESAKSEMNVLTKGGRRLDDDSELLALEDDLEL
- the fliL gene encoding flagellar basal body-associated protein FliL, giving the protein MADENEELTLEEEGGKGGKMKLIIIAVVVIVVGAVAAFFLLGGDDAPVDEAATEQTEGAPKEEKPVEVGTAKYVTMPRPFTFNVPGTSRDRLVQIKVQLMVRGDNNEELAQKHIPLIEGALLKAFSTGNADALATAAGKDALKLKAAQEVQKSVIDVAGSKIVEEVLFTGFVMQ
- the flhB gene encoding flagellar biosynthesis protein FlhB codes for the protein MAEESDQEKTEEPTAKRLEDARKKGQIARSKELGTTGVLVASAAAMLMFGDTLGKKLLEVMSSQFSLDRDDAFDPTKMFTVFGDMIMHIAAPLVGIFALILVAAFVSNSLLGGINFSWEAMAPKLSKMSPLKGFKRMFGPQAAVELIKSILKVAVVASVAILLINAFLLDILYLSLEDLPGNTYDASELLAWIFLGLCCSTIVISIVDVPFQKWNHNKQLKMTKQEIKDEYKSTEGNPEIKGRIRQTQREISQRRMMAEVPTADVVVTNPTHYSVAIKYDTEKSNAPFVVAKGADLIAMHIRKIAKEREVPMIETPMLTRSIYYTTDINQEIPEQLFVAVAQVLAYVYQLDMYEQGKGSKPQPIDQNPDIPPELRY
- the fliR gene encoding flagellar biosynthetic protein FliR — its product is MDALLQQIMQYQADLLLPFARISAMMMIMIAIGGKTIPGPIKTAYAVAFTIMVMPVLPPSTFTNLFSFEMGIRVFQQIMIGSAIGFVSVVFLQVFVVAGQAIAMQSGLGFASMVDPTNGLSVPAVGQFYLILSTLMFWSIDGHLAMMQMVVKSFYVLPISDVWFATGKFYDLVLFGGWMFAAALILALAPLIAMLVINLSFGIMTRAAPQLNIFSIGFPFTMMSGLIVMWLTLENFVFHFDKNWQRSIEMMCTLIGC
- the fliQ gene encoding flagellar biosynthesis protein FliQ, encoding MTPEVFVDILREALWLIIILVAIMVVPGLIVGLIVAVFQAATSINEQTLSFLPRLIVTLLALMMAGHWITAMIMDFTWQLVERIPSIIG
- the fliN gene encoding flagellar motor switch protein FliN, with protein sequence MSEDQDTMDEWAAALAEAEGDDVQPAELDELTDTSGKLNEEESGKLETILDIPVNISMEVGRSKISIRNLLQLNQGSVVELDRVAGEPLDVLVNGTLIAHGEVVVVNDKFGIRLTDVISQIERIKKLR
- the fliO gene encoding flagellar biosynthetic protein FliO, translating into MASNPNLSSPTDGALLPMLMALIAIVVVIYLTAWVAKKFNLTPHQSNHMKTITSLSLGGRERIVIIEIQNQQYAIGVTPNSVNTLFKLDENITPTSFSVPDNKLLNKLTELLNNGLPKAKKN